A single window of Gossypium arboreum isolate Shixiya-1 chromosome 13, ASM2569848v2, whole genome shotgun sequence DNA harbors:
- the LOC108463069 gene encoding GDSL esterase/lipase At5g18430-like, with product MESSVVVPWLILGVLMAISSTQVEAAARAFFVFGDSLVDNGNNNYLATTARADSPPYGIDTPSRHPTGRFSNGKNIPDFISDALGSEPTLPYLSPELKGDKLLVGANFASAGIGILDDTGIQFMNIIRMFRQFQYFEEYQKKLADLVGKDEAQRIVSEALVLITVGGNDFVNNYFLVPFSARSRQFNLPDYVRYLISEYRKLLVRLYDLGARKVLVTGTGPLGCVPAELAMRSPSGQCATELQQAAALYNPQLVEMVNGLNSQLGANIFIAANTQQQTSDFISNPGAYGFTTSKIACCGQGPYNGLGLCTQLSNLCSNRNEYVFWDAFHPSERANGIIVDMILNGSTNYMNPMNLNAFLALDTKTKT from the exons ATGGAAAGTTCAGTTGTTGTTCCATGGTTGATCTTAGGGGTTTTGATGGCAATTTCAAGCACTCAAGTTGAAGCAGCTGCCAGGGCTTTTTTCGTATTTGGTGATTCACTGGTTGATAATGGCAATAACAATTACCTTGCCACCACTGCTCGAGCTGACTCACCTCCTTATGGCATTGACACTCCTAGTCGTCATCCCACAGGCCGTTTCTCCAATGGCAAAAACATTCCTGATTTCATCA GTGATGCACTTGGATCAGAGCCAACATTACCATATTTGAGTCCAGAACTGAAGGGAGATAAGCTACTTGTTGGTGCCAACTTTGCTTCTGCTGGTATTGGAATCCTCGATGACACTGGAATCCAATTT ATGAACATTATAAGAATGTTCAGACAATTCCAATACTTCGAAGAATACCAAAAAAAGTTGGCTGACCTTGTGGGAAAAGATGAAGCACAGAGGATTGTAAGCGAAGCACTTGTCCTCATCACTGTTGGCGGCAATGATTTCGTCAACAACTACTTCTTAGTGCCTTTTTCAGCAAGATCTCGCCAATTCAACCTTCCAGATTATGTTAGATATCTCATCTCCGAGTACAGAAAACTTCTAGTG AGACTATATGATCTAGGAGCCCGAAAGGTTCTTGTGACGGGGACTGGACCGTTAGGGTGTGTTCCGGCGGAACTAGCAATGAGAAGCCCAAGTGGTCAATGTGCAACAGAGCTGCAACAAGCGGCCGCATTATATAATCCGCAACTGGTGGAAATGGTCAATGGACTGAATAGCCAGTTGGGTGCAAATATTTTCATTGCTGCTAACACACAGCAACAAACCAGTGATTTCATCAGTAATCCTGGAGCCTATG GGTTTACTACATCAAAGATAGCTTGTTGCGGTCAAGGACCTTATAATGGTTTGGGATTATGCACTCAATTATCAAATTTGTGTTCAAACCGAAACGAATATGTGTTTTGGGATGCATTCCACCCATCCGAAAGAGCTAATGGAATTATCGTTGACATGATCTTAAATGGTTCAACAAACTACATGAATCCCATGAATCTCAACGCCTTCTTGGCTTTAGACACCAAAACCAAGACTTAG